The Gemmatimonadaceae bacterium sequence GGTTTCGCTGCGCGCCCCTCTGCATTCACCGCTCGCTGACGCTCGCTCGAAGCTTATCTGGAGTCGCGCGCGCGCTGCGCGCGCTCCCGCTCCTCTCGCGTGATTGGGCACATGAACATCGGCAACGCCGACTGCGTACGATGAATAGATTTCGTTAGCACCTAGCACCTAGCACCTGCCACCAATCACCAAGCACTGCGTTGTCGTCGCCCTCCACTAAGAACCGGCAGCAGAAGAAGAACGTCGTCGCTCAGGCGCGTGGTAACAAAGCGCCGCGGCCCGCTCCCGGCGCGAGTCGACGTGCGGCATGGGAGACGTTCAAATCCATCGCCGGCGCCGTCGCGATCTATCTCGTCATCCGCACGCTGTTCGTCGAGGCGTATCGCATTCCGTCGGGCTCGATGATCCCGACGCTGCTCGTCGGCGATTGGCTCTTCGTCAACAAGCTCGTCTACGGGCCGACGATCCCATTCACGAATTCACATCTGCCCGGGTACGCGCATCCGAAGCGCAGCGACGTCGTCGTGTTCGTGTCTCCTTATCAGCCGGACGAAGACGCACGCGGCAACGATCCGACGCCGACGCTCGTCAAGCGGCTCGTCGGTATGCCGGGTGACACGCTCTACATGCGTGGCGGACTGCTCTATCGCAACGGATTGCCCCAGCCACAGGGTTTTGCCGCGTCGAAGAATTA is a genomic window containing:
- the lepB gene encoding signal peptidase I, with amino-acid sequence MSSPSTKNRQQKKNVVAQARGNKAPRPAPGASRRAAWETFKSIAGAVAIYLVIRTLFVEAYRIPSGSMIPTLLVGDWLFVNKLVYGPTIPFTNSHLPGYAHPKRSDVVVFVSPYQPDEDARGNDPTPTLVKRLVGMPGDTLYMRGGLLYRNGLPQPQGFAASKNYVDPSAANASDELFAWQHKYELKKTRFGSAPEVPTHDNWGPLLIPAAHYFMMGDNRYCSKDSRYWGLVPTDNVRGKPLIVYYSYRPGQSEGDSQVCNPDTSDRPLPALTDIRWKRIGDRVR